The following coding sequences are from one Triticum dicoccoides isolate Atlit2015 ecotype Zavitan chromosome 4A, WEW_v2.0, whole genome shotgun sequence window:
- the LOC119283933 gene encoding uncharacterized protein LOC119283933 gives MAAPPPPALPGELVEEILLRLPPDEPACLLRASLVCKTWSGIVSHRAFRRHLHELHGAPPVLGFLHNWDDEVIPRFIPTTASSFSLAAPHRQFWRALDSRHGRALFLSEGDGTQELLLWEPTTGVRHHVPVPAAYDYETVFQPNAAVLCAADPCDHRDCLGGPFCLVFVFSVEEDTDDEEEYVTSACVYSSDTGTWGELTSMHVDFLIDFTYYSRVLVVRSLVYFMATGGSILEYDLARHDLNVFEPPDYDLPHSERLNLILAEDGGLGVSQALDSHLKLWSREVASNGTDAQWVLSRVINLKNLLPMRALAHADYSLLVLGFAEGANVIFVNMVAGLFTIELHSERVRKVCHNHGFCNLVPVIGFYTPRSRLEALGDEHHDLLPPLNITEEVGGEEEDKTLQRARKLFDKWWKDIEEGGFTNTTDFFSHALEIRVPLSPGWASILCRCGRALLCKAMKATNPSRNGKNMNGKNQEDRNVAGGGDDSDLDLAWKMLHVARAIVTKSPDMTMEKVDIFHGLAEVCKKREDRDNGIGYYSKSLAILEHLVRPDHIRIVDLYPFRGDKLIIVSITLLDTFSQFS, from the exons atggcagcgccgccgccgccggcgctccCGGGCGAGCTCGTCGAagagatcctcctccgcctcccgcccgacgagccggcctgcctcctccgcgCCTCGCTCGTCTGCAAGACCTGGAGTGGCATCGTCTCCCACCGCGCCTTCCGCCGCCACCTCCACGAGCTCCACGGGGCACCCCCTGTCCTCGGCTTCCTCCACAACTGGGACGACGAGGTCATCCCCCGCTTCATCCCCACCACCGCATCATCCTTCTCCCTCGCCGCTCCGCATCGTCAGTTCTGGCGGGCCCTCGACAGCCGCCATGGCCGCGCCCTCTTCCTCTCCGAGGGCGATGGTACGCAGGAACTCCTCCTGTGGGAGCCAACCACGGGCGTCCGGCACCACGTACCGGTGCCCGCGGCGTACGACTACGAGACAGTGTTCCAGCCGAACGCGGCCGTGTTGTGCGCAGCGGACCCGTGCGACCACCGTGACTGCCTCGGGGGTCCTTTCTGCCTGGTCTTCGTCTTCTCCGTCGAGGAAGACACTGACGACGAGGAGGAGTATGTCACGTCGGCATGCGTATACTCGTCGGATACCGGCACGTGGGGCGAGCTGACCTCGATGCACGTCGATTTCTTGATAGACTTTACATATTATTCGCGGGTGCTCGTTGTGAGGTCTCTGGTGTACTTCATGGCCACCGGTGGGTCGATCCTGGAGTACGATTTAGCAAGGCACGACCTGAATGTGTTCGAACCACCAGACTATGATCTACCCCACTCCGAGAGACTTAACCTCATTCTGGCAGAGGACGGTGGACTGGGAGTTAGCCAAGCGTTGGATTCACATCTCAAATTGTGGTCAAGGGAGGTAGCAAGTAACGGAACTGATGCACAATGGGTGCTAAGCCGGGTCATCAACCTGAAAAATTTGCTTCCAATGCGTGCTCTCGCTCATGCAGATTATAGTTTGCTTGTGCTGGGCTTTGCCGAGGGAGCAAATGTCATTTTTGTCAACATGGTTGCTGGCCTCTTCACAATTGAGCTACACTCGGAGCGGGTGAGGAAGGTATGCCATAATCATGGTTTCTGTAATTTGGTTCCAGTTATCGGCTTCTACACTCCGCGTTCTAGGCTGGAAGCACTCGGAGATGAACATCATGACCTGCTGCCGCCACTGAACATTACTGAGGAGGTGGGTGGTGAGGAGGAGGATAAAACACTACAGCGGGCGCGAAAGCTGTTTGATAAGTGGTGGAAGGACATCGAAGAGGGGGGCTTCACCAACACCACTGACTTTTTCAGCCACGCCCTTGAGATCAG GGTTCCGCTATCTCCGGGGTGGGCTAGCATATTATGCAGATGTGGACGTGCCTTGCTATGCAAAGCTATGAAGGCAACCAATCCTTCCAGAAATG GGAAAAACATGAATGGCAAAAATCAGGAGGATAGGAATGTGGCAGGTGGCGGTGACGATTCTGATTTGGATCTGGCCTGGAAAATGTTGCATGTTGCAAGAGCGATAGTTACCAAGAGCCCCGACATGACAATGGAGAAAGTTGATATATTTCATGGTCTAGCTGAAGTCTGCAAGAAAAGAG AGGACAGGGACAACGGAATTGGCTACTACTCCAAATCTTTAGCCATCTTGGAGCATTTGGTTAGGCCTGACCATATTCGAATTGTTGACCTGTATCCTTTTCGTGGTGATAAACTGATTATAGTGTCAATCACTCTGCT GGATACATTTAGTCAGTTTAGCTGA
- the LOC119287593 gene encoding uncharacterized protein LOC119287593 isoform X1 encodes MVFVLGGSLTILGCSDEDKLLLQLDGPSRLLCLFLLLPPHVGTQSRRCIEGSMSSPPAERQAGVGLAHRLSAPSHVSIHGSAVLGPGNLESNVHLQATSQGGAGRQGSQTKLSIHIYR; translated from the exons ATGGTCTTTGTTCTGGGTGGATCTCTGACTATTCTAG GTTGCTCCGATGAGGACAAGCTGCTTCTGCAGTTGGACGGGCCCTCAAGGCTGCTCTGCCTATTCCTCCTGCTACCCCCACACGTG GGAACACAAAGCCGTCGATGCATTGAGGGCTCAATGTCGTCTCCGCCGGCTGAGCGGCAAGCCGGGGTTGGGCTTGCACACCGTCTATCAGCACCCTCCCACGTCTCCATTCACGGATCTGCAG TTCTGGGGCCAGGCAACCTTGAATCCAACGTCCACCTGCAGGCTACATCTCAG GGAGGAGCCGGGCGACAAGGCAGTCAGACCAAACTCTCTATCCATATATATAGGTAG
- the LOC119287593 gene encoding uncharacterized protein LOC119287593 isoform X2 produces MVFVLGGSLTILGCSDEDKLLLQLDGPSRLLCLFLLLPPHVGTQSRRCIEGSMSSPPAERQAGVGLAHRLSAPSHVSIHGSAVLGPGNLESNVHLQATSQKTHEHHGALLMG; encoded by the exons ATGGTCTTTGTTCTGGGTGGATCTCTGACTATTCTAG GTTGCTCCGATGAGGACAAGCTGCTTCTGCAGTTGGACGGGCCCTCAAGGCTGCTCTGCCTATTCCTCCTGCTACCCCCACACGTG GGAACACAAAGCCGTCGATGCATTGAGGGCTCAATGTCGTCTCCGCCGGCTGAGCGGCAAGCCGGGGTTGGGCTTGCACACCGTCTATCAGCACCCTCCCACGTCTCCATTCACGGATCTGCAG TTCTGGGGCCAGGCAACCTTGAATCCAACGTCCACCTGCAGGCTACATCTCAG AAAACTCATGAACATCATGGCGCCTTGTTGATGGGGTGA
- the LOC119287593 gene encoding uncharacterized protein LOC119287593 isoform X3: protein MVFVLGGSLTILGCSDEDKLLLQLDGPSRLLCLFLLLPPHVGTQSRRCIEGSMSSPPAERQAGVGLAHRLSAPSHVSIHGSAVLGPGNLESNVHLQATSQGKLQSIL, encoded by the exons ATGGTCTTTGTTCTGGGTGGATCTCTGACTATTCTAG GTTGCTCCGATGAGGACAAGCTGCTTCTGCAGTTGGACGGGCCCTCAAGGCTGCTCTGCCTATTCCTCCTGCTACCCCCACACGTG GGAACACAAAGCCGTCGATGCATTGAGGGCTCAATGTCGTCTCCGCCGGCTGAGCGGCAAGCCGGGGTTGGGCTTGCACACCGTCTATCAGCACCCTCCCACGTCTCCATTCACGGATCTGCAG TTCTGGGGCCAGGCAACCTTGAATCCAACGTCCACCTGCAGGCTACATCTCAG GGGAAATTGCAAAGCATATTATGA